Proteins from one Antennarius striatus isolate MH-2024 chromosome 12, ASM4005453v1, whole genome shotgun sequence genomic window:
- the mlphb gene encoding melanophilin isoform X1: protein MSSNTTGTKLDLSKLTDEEAGHVWAVVQRDFDLRKKEEDRLGELKTKIEKEDTKRELLGSQTSLTESYCIRCLHPFKFLVNTRRQCLDCQLYICKSCSRYNKKEEGWVCDPCHMARVLKIGTLEWYHENVRTRFKRFGSAKVMRSLFKRLDGRRSASQNDLEADGYEEDGMDSTDSQHHRKMKKGKKRLSVDPFDFQLGCDYFMESRHQSNQAPPPHDIMDMDAGARELMLAETDMSSVFHQILEEQHEDDLVSQDNPTPSRSVSRLSYSSCGSSSAWGPRYSSCLPGTEESEGEDDRTPPGPVGHIPQERVDSPNPPPQITDLDRRVSAIENLLNHIEQNVTLAYDQAPPTPTSTSPLPPFEEVDEEEQQLRQKLHELTNYISDRSLTSDEDEPTGPPADAKPSRIPTRPASRASTVLSGSEEQPQQNESQETDLGLEVLDRKCPPLEEESEDSLKSSTSLLYELEDKIAQATADVQNSQSEASYIENRIAALNAAGMPGDRRRRSGIPIQARRISHNSATNQVDRFVRNSFDRGSLTQRNPVPKPKTRATSAVGAVSRLDA from the exons aGAGCTGAAGACCAAGATCGAGAAAGAAGACACCAAGAGGGAGCTGCTGGGCAGCCAGACCAGCCTGACGGAGTCGTACTGCATCCGATGTCTCCATCCCTTCAAGTTCCTGGTCAACACCAGGCGTCAGTGTCTGGACTGTCAGCTCTACATCTGCAAGTCGTGTAGCCGCTACAACAAGAAGGAGGAGGGCTGGGTGTGCGATCCCTGTCACATGGCCAG GGTGCTCAAGATCGGTACTCTGGAATGGTACCACGAAAACGTCCGAACTCGCTTCAAGCGTTTCGGCAGCGCCAAAGTGATGCGATCGCTCTTCAAGAGGTTGGACGGTCGGCGCAGTGCCTCTCAGAACGACCTGGAAG CAGACGGGTACGAGGAGGACGGAATGGACTCAACAGATTCTCAACACCACAGGAAG ATGAAAAAGGGCAAAAAGCGCCTATCTGTCGATCCCTTTGATTTCCAGCTGGGCTGTGACTACTTCATGGAATCCCGGCATCAATCCAATCAG gctccgccccctcatgACATCATGGACATGGATGCAGGCGCGAGGGAGCTGATGCTGGCCGAGACCGACATGTCTTCGGTTTTCCACCAGATCCTGGAGGAGCAACACGAAG ATGATCTGGTGTCCCAGGACAACCCAACTCCATCCCGCTCCGTCTCCAGGCTCAGCTACTCGTCCTGCGGTAGCAGCAGCGCTTGGGGGCCGCGGTACAGCAGCTGCCTCCCCGGAACCGAGGAGTCCGAGGGCGAGGACGACCGGACTCCTCCAGGCCCCGTCGGACACATCCCCCAGGAGAGGGTGGACTCACCAAACCCCCCACCGCAG ATCACCGACCTGGACAGACGAGTGTCGGCAATCGAGAACCTCTTGAACCACATAGAGCAGAATGTCACTCTGGCGTACGATCAG GCTCCTCCGACTCCAACCAgcacctctcctcttcctccattcgAGGAGGTGGACGAagaagagcagcagctgagACAGAAACTACACGAGTTGACAAACTACATCAGCGACCGCAGCCTGACCTCCGATGAGGACGAGCCTACGGGGCCGCCGGCGGACGCCAAGCCGTCCCGGATCCCGACCAGACCCGCATCCAGAGCCAGCACTGTCCTGTCCGGATCAGAGGAGCAGCCTCAGCAGAATGAGTCCCAGGAG ACGGATCTTGGATTGGAGGTcctggacaggaagtgtccCCCTCTGGAGGAGGAATCAGAGGACAGCTTGAAAAGCTCGACTTCCTTGCTTTACGAGCTGGAGGACAAGATCGCCCAGGCAACTGCTGACGTCCAAAACTCCCAGAGCGAG GCTTCGTACATAGAGAACAGGATTGCTGCCCTGAACGCTGCTGGCATGCCAGGGGATAGAAGGAGACGG TCTGGGATCCCGATCCAAGCAAGAAGAATTTCCCACAACTCTGCAACAA acCAAGTGGACCGGTTTGTGAGGAACTCCTTCGACAGAGGCTCCTTGACCCAGAGGAATCCGGTGCCCAAACCCAAGACCAGGGCTACCTCTGCGGTAGGTGCCGTTTCCCGCCTTGATGCCTAA
- the mlphb gene encoding melanophilin isoform X3 has translation MSSNTTGTKLDLSKLTDEEAGHVWAVVQRDFDLRKKEEDRLGELKTKIEKEDTKRELLGSQTSLTESYCIRCLHPFKFLVNTRRQCLDCQLYICKSCSRYNKKEEGWVCDPCHMARVLKIGTLEWYHENVRTRFKRFGSAKVMRSLFKRLDGRRSASQNDLEDGYEEDGMDSTDSQHHRKMKKGKKRLSVDPFDFQLGCDYFMESRHQSNQAPPPHDIMDMDAGARELMLAETDMSSVFHQILEEQHEDDLVSQDNPTPSRSVSRLSYSSCGSSSAWGPRYSSCLPGTEESEGEDDRTPPGPVGHIPQERVDSPNPPPQITDLDRRVSAIENLLNHIEQNVTLAYDQAPPTPTSTSPLPPFEEVDEEEQQLRQKLHELTNYISDRSLTSDEDEPTGPPADAKPSRIPTRPASRASTVLSGSEEQPQQNESQETDLGLEVLDRKCPPLEEESEDSLKSSTSLLYELEDKIAQATADVQNSQSEASYIENRIAALNAAGMPGDRRRRSGIPIQARRISHNSATNQVDRFVRNSFDRGSLTQRNPVPKPKTRATSAVGAVSRLDA, from the exons aGAGCTGAAGACCAAGATCGAGAAAGAAGACACCAAGAGGGAGCTGCTGGGCAGCCAGACCAGCCTGACGGAGTCGTACTGCATCCGATGTCTCCATCCCTTCAAGTTCCTGGTCAACACCAGGCGTCAGTGTCTGGACTGTCAGCTCTACATCTGCAAGTCGTGTAGCCGCTACAACAAGAAGGAGGAGGGCTGGGTGTGCGATCCCTGTCACATGGCCAG GGTGCTCAAGATCGGTACTCTGGAATGGTACCACGAAAACGTCCGAACTCGCTTCAAGCGTTTCGGCAGCGCCAAAGTGATGCGATCGCTCTTCAAGAGGTTGGACGGTCGGCGCAGTGCCTCTCAGAACGACCTGGAAG ACGGGTACGAGGAGGACGGAATGGACTCAACAGATTCTCAACACCACAGGAAG ATGAAAAAGGGCAAAAAGCGCCTATCTGTCGATCCCTTTGATTTCCAGCTGGGCTGTGACTACTTCATGGAATCCCGGCATCAATCCAATCAG gctccgccccctcatgACATCATGGACATGGATGCAGGCGCGAGGGAGCTGATGCTGGCCGAGACCGACATGTCTTCGGTTTTCCACCAGATCCTGGAGGAGCAACACGAAG ATGATCTGGTGTCCCAGGACAACCCAACTCCATCCCGCTCCGTCTCCAGGCTCAGCTACTCGTCCTGCGGTAGCAGCAGCGCTTGGGGGCCGCGGTACAGCAGCTGCCTCCCCGGAACCGAGGAGTCCGAGGGCGAGGACGACCGGACTCCTCCAGGCCCCGTCGGACACATCCCCCAGGAGAGGGTGGACTCACCAAACCCCCCACCGCAG ATCACCGACCTGGACAGACGAGTGTCGGCAATCGAGAACCTCTTGAACCACATAGAGCAGAATGTCACTCTGGCGTACGATCAG GCTCCTCCGACTCCAACCAgcacctctcctcttcctccattcgAGGAGGTGGACGAagaagagcagcagctgagACAGAAACTACACGAGTTGACAAACTACATCAGCGACCGCAGCCTGACCTCCGATGAGGACGAGCCTACGGGGCCGCCGGCGGACGCCAAGCCGTCCCGGATCCCGACCAGACCCGCATCCAGAGCCAGCACTGTCCTGTCCGGATCAGAGGAGCAGCCTCAGCAGAATGAGTCCCAGGAG ACGGATCTTGGATTGGAGGTcctggacaggaagtgtccCCCTCTGGAGGAGGAATCAGAGGACAGCTTGAAAAGCTCGACTTCCTTGCTTTACGAGCTGGAGGACAAGATCGCCCAGGCAACTGCTGACGTCCAAAACTCCCAGAGCGAG GCTTCGTACATAGAGAACAGGATTGCTGCCCTGAACGCTGCTGGCATGCCAGGGGATAGAAGGAGACGG TCTGGGATCCCGATCCAAGCAAGAAGAATTTCCCACAACTCTGCAACAA acCAAGTGGACCGGTTTGTGAGGAACTCCTTCGACAGAGGCTCCTTGACCCAGAGGAATCCGGTGCCCAAACCCAAGACCAGGGCTACCTCTGCGGTAGGTGCCGTTTCCCGCCTTGATGCCTAA
- the mlphb gene encoding melanophilin isoform X5, whose translation MSSNTTGTKLDLSKLTDEEAGHVWAVVQRDFDLRKKEEDRLGELKTKIEKEDTKRELLGSQTSLTESYCIRCLHPFKFLVNTRRQCLDCQLYICKSCSRYNKKEEGWVCDPCHMARVLKIGTLEWYHENVRTRFKRFGSAKVMRSLFKRLDGRRSASQNDLEDGYEEDGMDSTDSQHHRKAPPPHDIMDMDAGARELMLAETDMSSVFHQILEEQHEDDLVSQDNPTPSRSVSRLSYSSCGSSSAWGPRYSSCLPGTEESEGEDDRTPPGPVGHIPQERVDSPNPPPQITDLDRRVSAIENLLNHIEQNVTLAYDQAPPTPTSTSPLPPFEEVDEEEQQLRQKLHELTNYISDRSLTSDEDEPTGPPADAKPSRIPTRPASRASTVLSGSEEQPQQNESQETDLGLEVLDRKCPPLEEESEDSLKSSTSLLYELEDKIAQATADVQNSQSEASYIENRIAALNAAGMPGDRRRRSGIPIQARRISHNSATNQVDRFVRNSFDRGSLTQRNPVPKPKTRATSAVGAVSRLDA comes from the exons aGAGCTGAAGACCAAGATCGAGAAAGAAGACACCAAGAGGGAGCTGCTGGGCAGCCAGACCAGCCTGACGGAGTCGTACTGCATCCGATGTCTCCATCCCTTCAAGTTCCTGGTCAACACCAGGCGTCAGTGTCTGGACTGTCAGCTCTACATCTGCAAGTCGTGTAGCCGCTACAACAAGAAGGAGGAGGGCTGGGTGTGCGATCCCTGTCACATGGCCAG GGTGCTCAAGATCGGTACTCTGGAATGGTACCACGAAAACGTCCGAACTCGCTTCAAGCGTTTCGGCAGCGCCAAAGTGATGCGATCGCTCTTCAAGAGGTTGGACGGTCGGCGCAGTGCCTCTCAGAACGACCTGGAAG ACGGGTACGAGGAGGACGGAATGGACTCAACAGATTCTCAACACCACAGGAAG gctccgccccctcatgACATCATGGACATGGATGCAGGCGCGAGGGAGCTGATGCTGGCCGAGACCGACATGTCTTCGGTTTTCCACCAGATCCTGGAGGAGCAACACGAAG ATGATCTGGTGTCCCAGGACAACCCAACTCCATCCCGCTCCGTCTCCAGGCTCAGCTACTCGTCCTGCGGTAGCAGCAGCGCTTGGGGGCCGCGGTACAGCAGCTGCCTCCCCGGAACCGAGGAGTCCGAGGGCGAGGACGACCGGACTCCTCCAGGCCCCGTCGGACACATCCCCCAGGAGAGGGTGGACTCACCAAACCCCCCACCGCAG ATCACCGACCTGGACAGACGAGTGTCGGCAATCGAGAACCTCTTGAACCACATAGAGCAGAATGTCACTCTGGCGTACGATCAG GCTCCTCCGACTCCAACCAgcacctctcctcttcctccattcgAGGAGGTGGACGAagaagagcagcagctgagACAGAAACTACACGAGTTGACAAACTACATCAGCGACCGCAGCCTGACCTCCGATGAGGACGAGCCTACGGGGCCGCCGGCGGACGCCAAGCCGTCCCGGATCCCGACCAGACCCGCATCCAGAGCCAGCACTGTCCTGTCCGGATCAGAGGAGCAGCCTCAGCAGAATGAGTCCCAGGAG ACGGATCTTGGATTGGAGGTcctggacaggaagtgtccCCCTCTGGAGGAGGAATCAGAGGACAGCTTGAAAAGCTCGACTTCCTTGCTTTACGAGCTGGAGGACAAGATCGCCCAGGCAACTGCTGACGTCCAAAACTCCCAGAGCGAG GCTTCGTACATAGAGAACAGGATTGCTGCCCTGAACGCTGCTGGCATGCCAGGGGATAGAAGGAGACGG TCTGGGATCCCGATCCAAGCAAGAAGAATTTCCCACAACTCTGCAACAA acCAAGTGGACCGGTTTGTGAGGAACTCCTTCGACAGAGGCTCCTTGACCCAGAGGAATCCGGTGCCCAAACCCAAGACCAGGGCTACCTCTGCGGTAGGTGCCGTTTCCCGCCTTGATGCCTAA
- the mlphb gene encoding melanophilin isoform X4 yields the protein MSSNTTGTKLDLSKLTDEEAGHVWAVVQRDFDLRKKEEDRLGELKTKIEKEDTKRELLGSQTSLTESYCIRCLHPFKFLVNTRRQCLDCQLYICKSCSRYNKKEEGWVCDPCHMARVLKIGTLEWYHENVRTRFKRFGSAKVMRSLFKRLDGRRSASQNDLEADGYEEDGMDSTDSQHHRKAPPPHDIMDMDAGARELMLAETDMSSVFHQILEEQHEDDLVSQDNPTPSRSVSRLSYSSCGSSSAWGPRYSSCLPGTEESEGEDDRTPPGPVGHIPQERVDSPNPPPQITDLDRRVSAIENLLNHIEQNVTLAYDQAPPTPTSTSPLPPFEEVDEEEQQLRQKLHELTNYISDRSLTSDEDEPTGPPADAKPSRIPTRPASRASTVLSGSEEQPQQNESQETDLGLEVLDRKCPPLEEESEDSLKSSTSLLYELEDKIAQATADVQNSQSEASYIENRIAALNAAGMPGDRRRRSGIPIQARRISHNSATNQVDRFVRNSFDRGSLTQRNPVPKPKTRATSAVGAVSRLDA from the exons aGAGCTGAAGACCAAGATCGAGAAAGAAGACACCAAGAGGGAGCTGCTGGGCAGCCAGACCAGCCTGACGGAGTCGTACTGCATCCGATGTCTCCATCCCTTCAAGTTCCTGGTCAACACCAGGCGTCAGTGTCTGGACTGTCAGCTCTACATCTGCAAGTCGTGTAGCCGCTACAACAAGAAGGAGGAGGGCTGGGTGTGCGATCCCTGTCACATGGCCAG GGTGCTCAAGATCGGTACTCTGGAATGGTACCACGAAAACGTCCGAACTCGCTTCAAGCGTTTCGGCAGCGCCAAAGTGATGCGATCGCTCTTCAAGAGGTTGGACGGTCGGCGCAGTGCCTCTCAGAACGACCTGGAAG CAGACGGGTACGAGGAGGACGGAATGGACTCAACAGATTCTCAACACCACAGGAAG gctccgccccctcatgACATCATGGACATGGATGCAGGCGCGAGGGAGCTGATGCTGGCCGAGACCGACATGTCTTCGGTTTTCCACCAGATCCTGGAGGAGCAACACGAAG ATGATCTGGTGTCCCAGGACAACCCAACTCCATCCCGCTCCGTCTCCAGGCTCAGCTACTCGTCCTGCGGTAGCAGCAGCGCTTGGGGGCCGCGGTACAGCAGCTGCCTCCCCGGAACCGAGGAGTCCGAGGGCGAGGACGACCGGACTCCTCCAGGCCCCGTCGGACACATCCCCCAGGAGAGGGTGGACTCACCAAACCCCCCACCGCAG ATCACCGACCTGGACAGACGAGTGTCGGCAATCGAGAACCTCTTGAACCACATAGAGCAGAATGTCACTCTGGCGTACGATCAG GCTCCTCCGACTCCAACCAgcacctctcctcttcctccattcgAGGAGGTGGACGAagaagagcagcagctgagACAGAAACTACACGAGTTGACAAACTACATCAGCGACCGCAGCCTGACCTCCGATGAGGACGAGCCTACGGGGCCGCCGGCGGACGCCAAGCCGTCCCGGATCCCGACCAGACCCGCATCCAGAGCCAGCACTGTCCTGTCCGGATCAGAGGAGCAGCCTCAGCAGAATGAGTCCCAGGAG ACGGATCTTGGATTGGAGGTcctggacaggaagtgtccCCCTCTGGAGGAGGAATCAGAGGACAGCTTGAAAAGCTCGACTTCCTTGCTTTACGAGCTGGAGGACAAGATCGCCCAGGCAACTGCTGACGTCCAAAACTCCCAGAGCGAG GCTTCGTACATAGAGAACAGGATTGCTGCCCTGAACGCTGCTGGCATGCCAGGGGATAGAAGGAGACGG TCTGGGATCCCGATCCAAGCAAGAAGAATTTCCCACAACTCTGCAACAA acCAAGTGGACCGGTTTGTGAGGAACTCCTTCGACAGAGGCTCCTTGACCCAGAGGAATCCGGTGCCCAAACCCAAGACCAGGGCTACCTCTGCGGTAGGTGCCGTTTCCCGCCTTGATGCCTAA
- the mlphb gene encoding melanophilin isoform X2 gives MSSNTTGTKLDLSKLTDEEAGHVWAVVQRDFDLRKKEEDRLGELKTKIEKEDTKRELLGSQTSLTESYCIRCLHPFKFLVNTRRQCLDCQLYICKSCSRYNKKEEGWVCDPCHMARVLKIGTLEWYHENVRTRFKRFGSAKVMRSLFKRLDGRRSASQNDLEADGYEEDGMDSTDSQHHRKMKKGKKRLSVDPFDFQLGCDYFMESRHQSNQAPPPHDIMDMDAGARELMLAETDMSSVFHQILEEQHEDDLVSQDNPTPSRSVSRLSYSSCGSSSAWGPRYSSCLPGTEESEGEDDRTPPGPVGHIPQERVDSPNPPPQITDLDRRVSAIENLLNHIEQNVTLAYDQAPPTPTSTSPLPPFEEVDEEEQQLRQKLHELTNYISDRSLTSDEDEPTGPPADAKPSRIPTRPASRASTVLSGSEEQPQQNESQETDLGLEVLDRKCPPLEEESEDSLKSSTSLLYELEDKIAQATADVQNSQSEASYIENRIAALNAAGMPGDRRRRSGIPIQARRISHNSATNQVDRFVRNSFDRGSLTQRNPVPKPKTRATSAKPVMTQGW, from the exons aGAGCTGAAGACCAAGATCGAGAAAGAAGACACCAAGAGGGAGCTGCTGGGCAGCCAGACCAGCCTGACGGAGTCGTACTGCATCCGATGTCTCCATCCCTTCAAGTTCCTGGTCAACACCAGGCGTCAGTGTCTGGACTGTCAGCTCTACATCTGCAAGTCGTGTAGCCGCTACAACAAGAAGGAGGAGGGCTGGGTGTGCGATCCCTGTCACATGGCCAG GGTGCTCAAGATCGGTACTCTGGAATGGTACCACGAAAACGTCCGAACTCGCTTCAAGCGTTTCGGCAGCGCCAAAGTGATGCGATCGCTCTTCAAGAGGTTGGACGGTCGGCGCAGTGCCTCTCAGAACGACCTGGAAG CAGACGGGTACGAGGAGGACGGAATGGACTCAACAGATTCTCAACACCACAGGAAG ATGAAAAAGGGCAAAAAGCGCCTATCTGTCGATCCCTTTGATTTCCAGCTGGGCTGTGACTACTTCATGGAATCCCGGCATCAATCCAATCAG gctccgccccctcatgACATCATGGACATGGATGCAGGCGCGAGGGAGCTGATGCTGGCCGAGACCGACATGTCTTCGGTTTTCCACCAGATCCTGGAGGAGCAACACGAAG ATGATCTGGTGTCCCAGGACAACCCAACTCCATCCCGCTCCGTCTCCAGGCTCAGCTACTCGTCCTGCGGTAGCAGCAGCGCTTGGGGGCCGCGGTACAGCAGCTGCCTCCCCGGAACCGAGGAGTCCGAGGGCGAGGACGACCGGACTCCTCCAGGCCCCGTCGGACACATCCCCCAGGAGAGGGTGGACTCACCAAACCCCCCACCGCAG ATCACCGACCTGGACAGACGAGTGTCGGCAATCGAGAACCTCTTGAACCACATAGAGCAGAATGTCACTCTGGCGTACGATCAG GCTCCTCCGACTCCAACCAgcacctctcctcttcctccattcgAGGAGGTGGACGAagaagagcagcagctgagACAGAAACTACACGAGTTGACAAACTACATCAGCGACCGCAGCCTGACCTCCGATGAGGACGAGCCTACGGGGCCGCCGGCGGACGCCAAGCCGTCCCGGATCCCGACCAGACCCGCATCCAGAGCCAGCACTGTCCTGTCCGGATCAGAGGAGCAGCCTCAGCAGAATGAGTCCCAGGAG ACGGATCTTGGATTGGAGGTcctggacaggaagtgtccCCCTCTGGAGGAGGAATCAGAGGACAGCTTGAAAAGCTCGACTTCCTTGCTTTACGAGCTGGAGGACAAGATCGCCCAGGCAACTGCTGACGTCCAAAACTCCCAGAGCGAG GCTTCGTACATAGAGAACAGGATTGCTGCCCTGAACGCTGCTGGCATGCCAGGGGATAGAAGGAGACGG TCTGGGATCCCGATCCAAGCAAGAAGAATTTCCCACAACTCTGCAACAA acCAAGTGGACCGGTTTGTGAGGAACTCCTTCGACAGAGGCTCCTTGACCCAGAGGAATCCGGTGCCCAAACCCAAGACCAGGGCTACCTCTGCG AAACCGGTGATGACGCAGGGTTGGTGA
- the LOC137604992 gene encoding ras-related protein Rab-17-like, with protein sequence MGETLPRGPGGAQLPRDAVSRPVRVLRVKMVLLGSSGVGKSSLALRLVKSEFRSTSPTVGSAYLTHVVHLSNATLRFEIWDTAGQEKYHSITPLYYRGAHVALLVYDITKRETFIRAQVWLRELERHYIPGSTIIWLVGNKGDLAQQRQVSPQEGQSLADDRGLSFTETSALTGNQINELLLSVAHRVYDCNGAQQGSLTEWEETPLVDLHHRHTANSFASCC encoded by the exons ATGGGGGAAACTCTCCCGAGGGGGCCAGGAGGAGCCCAGCTCCCGAGAGACGCTGTGAGTAGACCGGTTCGGGTCCTCAGGGTTAAGATGGTACTGCTGGGAAGCTCTGGCGTGGGAAAGTCCAGTCTGGCTCTACGATTGGTCAAGAGTGAGTTCAGGAGTACGTCACCTACTGTAGGAA gTGCCTACCTGACGCATGTGGTGCACCTGAGTAATGCCACCCTTCGCTTTGAGATATGGGACACGGCGGGGCAGGAGAAATACCACAGTATCACCCCCCTCTACTACAGAGGGGCCCATGTTGCGCTCTTGGTCTATGACATCACCAAACGG GAGACGTTTATCAGGGCTCAGGTGTGGCTCAGGGAGCTGGAGAGACATTACATCCCGGGGTCTACCATCATATGGCTGGTGGGCAACAAGGGGGATCTGGCACAGCAGCGACAAGTGTCCCCCCAG GAGGGGCAGAGTTTGGCTGATGACAGGGGCTTGTCCTTCACCGAGACCTCAGCGCTGACGGGGAATCAGATCAACGAACTGCTCCTGAGTGTAG CCCACAGAGTGTATGACTGTAATGGAGCCCAGCAGGGGAGCCTGACGGAGTGGGAGGAGACGCCCCTCGTGGATCTGCATCACAGACACACCGCCAATTCCTTCGCTTCCTGTTGCTGA